From the genome of Pseudomonas hamedanensis:
CCACGCCAGCGCCAGCAGCGCGGCACCGAGTGTGATGAGGGCCAGTCGCGACCCGATTCGGCTCATGCGGCGCTCGCGCGCGGTTGCAGGCGCTCGACCGGACGCTCGCGCACGGGCCAGTTCAGTGCCGCCGCCAGCAGGCTCAAGAGAACCGCCACTTGCCAGATCAAGTCATAACTCCCGGTACGGTCATACACCACCCCGCCCAGCCAGCCGCCGAGGAACGAGCCGAGCTGATGGAACAGGAACACGATGCCACCGAGCATGGACAGATTGCGCACGCCAAACAAGGTCGCCACCGTACCGTTGGTCAACGGCACCGTCGACAACCACAGGAACCCCATCGCCATGCCGAACAGATAAGCCGACGTGGTCGTCACCGGCAGCCACAGGAACAGCACGATCACCACTGCACGCAGCAGGTACAACGCCGTCAACAGGCGCGGCTTGGACATGCGCCCGCCGAGCCAGCCAGCGGTATAGGTGCCGAAGATGTTGAACAGCCCGATCAACGCCAGCACCGTGGTGCCGACGGTCGGCGGCAGATGCTGATCGACCAGATAGGCCGGCAGATGCACGCCGATGAACACCACCTGAAAACCACAAACGAAAAAGCCGAACGCCAGCAGCCAGAAACCGGAATGCCCACAGGCTTCACGCAGCGCCTCGGAGAGCGTCTGTTCATGCCCCATCAGCGGCAACGGTTTGTCTTTGAGCATGCTCACCAGCGGCACAATCATCGCCACCAGCAGCCCCAGCACCAACAGCGCCGCCGACCAGCCGAGCCAGCCGATCAGGCCGAGCGTGCCCGGCAGCATGGCGAACTGGCCAAAGGAGCCGGCGGCGCTGGCGATGCCCATGCCCATGCTGCGTTTTTCGGCCGGTACAGCGCGACCGACGACGCCGAGGATCACCGAAAACGAGGTGCCGGACAGGCCGATACCAATCAGCAGGCCAGCGCTCAGCGACAGGCTCAGCGGCGAATCAGCCAACCCCATGCAGACCAGGCCCGCGGCATACAGTACGCCGCCGATCAGCACCACTTTCGCCGCGCCGAAGCGGTCGGCCAGCGCGCCGGTAAACGGTTGTGCCAAGCCCCAGATCAGGTTCTGCAAGGCGATGGCGAAGGCGAATACCTCACGCCCCCAGCCGAACTGCGCACTCATCGGCGACAGGAACAGACCGAAGCCATGCCGTATGCCCAATGACAACGCCAGGATCAGCGCGCTCCCAAGCAACACCCAACCGCACGTACGCCACATCGTTGTCATTATTGTTCTCCGCTTGCGGGTATATACCCGCTTGAGTTTGGAAAAAAACCGGCCTCAGGCCAGTTCATCCAGCAGTCTGAGCAAGGTTTCGCGCTTCTCGGCACCGAGACGGTCAATCAACCGCTGTTGCGCCGCTTCCCAGGCGGGCAGCGCTGCTGCCAGGCGTTGCACGCCGATTTCGGTGAGTTTGACGATGCGGTTACGCAGGTCGTCGCCTTCGGCCAACGCCACCAGGCCTTCGCCTTCCAGCACGCGCAGATTGCGCCCAAGGGTGCTGCGATCCAGTCCCATCGCTTCGGCCAGTTCGGAAATACTCGGTTGATCCAGACGCTGCAGATTGCACAGCAGAGAATACTGGGCAACGTTGATCCCGAAGCCGTCGAGGGCGCCGTCGTAATGCCTGCTGACGCCACGCGCGGCGCGACGCAGGTTGGTGCACAAACACTGAGAAGGAAGCATGGTGCGTGTATATACCCGCGACTGTGTTAAATCAAGTTACAGATGAAATTCCTGATATTTTTGCTGCCTGAAAAATCGCCATCGCGAGCAGGCTCACTCCTACAAGGGGTACGCATTTCAATTGTAGGAGTGAGCCTCCTCGCGATAAGGCCGGCATTATCACTACAAAACTGTCAGCCTAACGCCAGCCCAACCAACACCATCATTTCCAGCAACTCCAGCAACGCCCCCGCTGTATCCCCGGTAGTCCCGCCCAACCGTCGCAGCATCACCCGCCGCAGCCAGACAAACACCCCAAGTGAAATCAGCAGCGCCACGACCGCACTGATCCCCGCGATCAACAGGCAACCCAGCGCACTCAACCCCAGCACCCACCAACCGCCCTTGCGCGGCAGATGATCGGCCAGCGCCTGGCCCAAGCCACCCGCACGCACATACGGCGTGGTCAGAAACAACCCCAGCAGCGCCGCCCGGCCCAGCACCGGCACGATGACCAGCGCCATCCCTTGTCCTTGCTCAATCAACGCCAGCAGCGCAGCGAATTTCAGCAGCAGCACCAACACCAGCGTGACTACTGCAATCGGCCCGCTGCGTGGATCTTTCATGATCGTCAGCGTGCGTTCGCGATCACCGAAACCACCGAGCCAGGCATCCGCGCTGTCGGCCAGACCATCCAGGTGCAGCGCACCGCTGAGCAACACCCAAACCGTCAGCAACAGCGCTGCATGAAGCAACGACGGCGCACCGGCCAACAACAGATTCAACGTGTAGAGGATCAGCCCGAACAGCAATCCCACCAGCGGATAGAACAGCAGCGACCGCCCAAGTTGTTCCGGCTCAGGCATGCCTGGCAGACGAATGGGCAGACTGCTGAGAAACTGCAAGGCGATCCACAGCGGCAGCATGTCAGTGACCTTCCCTGAGCGCGCCGTCCGCCGCGACCGTCAGCGCAAACAGCGCACCGTGGCCGACTTCGACATTGAGCAATTGTTCGCGCGGCAATCCGCGCGCCTGCGCCAATAACAGGCGCATCACACCGCCGTGGCTGATCAACAAAATCCGCTCTCCTGCGTACGCCGCGTGCAACCGCGCAACCGCCGCCAGCACCCGCAAGGAAAACTCGCTGACCGGCTCGCCTTGCGGTGGCGTGAACGCATACGGATCAGCCCAGAACAGCCCCAGCGCCTCGGCATCCGTTTCCATCAACGCTGCTGCGCTCTGCCCTTCCCAGGCGCCGAAATGCAGCTCCTGCAAATCCTTGTCGAGGTGCACCGACAGGTTCAGTCGCTCACCGAGTTCGGCGGCAAACCGCGCGCAGCGCTGCAACGGCGAGCTGACAATACGATCCCACGGCCCACCCGCGACCACCGCTGTGCGCATCTGCATCCAACCGTTTTCGGTGAGCGCATCGTCAAGGCTGCCGCGCAAGCCGCCGCCCAGCTCCGTCTCGCCGTGGCGCAGCAGATCCACCCGCAGCGTCATGCCGGGCGATCCGCCACCGCGGCTTCGGCGAACGTCGCCATCTGCCCGTGCAGGTCACACGCCAGGCGCAACAACGGCACCGCCAACGCCGCGCCACTGCCCTCGCCCAAGCGCAGGCCAAGCTCCAGCAACGGCTCGGCGCTCAAGGTTTCCAGCACATGACGATGTCCCGGCTCGGCACCGCGATGGCCGAACAACAGCCAATCACGCGAGGCCGGATTCAAACGGACCGCGACCAGCGCAGCGACGGTGCAGATAAAACCGTCGACCAGCACCGCGATCCCTTCCTGCGCGCAGGTCAGATAAGCGCCGACCAACGCGGCAATCTCGAAACCGCCGAGATTGCACAGCGTCTGCAAGGCATCGCCACGCTGTGCGGCATGCAGCGCCAGCGCGCGCTCGATCACTTGCGCTTTATGGCTGACGCCTTCGGCATTCAGCCCGGTGCCAGGACCGGTCAGGTGCGCCACCGGGCAATCAAGCAAGGCACACGCCAGCGCACTGGCCGCCGTGGTGTTGCCGATGCCCATCTCGCCGCCGATAAACAATTGCGTGCCGGCGGCTTTGGCGCGCAACACACTGTCGCGACCGGCCTGCAACGCCAGTTCGCCCTGCGCCTGAGTCATCGCTGCGCCTTGAGCGAAATTCGCCGTGCCTGCGCCGAGGTTCAAATGGCGCACGCCCGGCAGATTCAGCGCCGGATTCACCGTGCCCAGATCGACCACTTCCAGCTGCGCACCGAGCTGACGCGCCAGCACGCTGATCGCCGCGCCGCCGCTGACAAAATTGAGCAGCATTTGCCCGGTGACTTCCTGCGGATAAGCCGAAACGCCCTCCGCCACCACACCATGATCGCCGGCAAAAATCGCAATCCACACCTGCGCAAGCGTCGGTTTGACCTGACCTTGCAGACCGGCCAGTTGCACCGCCACCGACTCCAGCCGCCCGAGCGAGCCGGCCGGTTTGGTCAGTTGCTGCTGTCGCGCTGCCGCGCTTGCAACGGCGTCGAGATCCACCGGTTTGCACGGGTTCAGCCACCAGGGTTGGGTCATAACGCAGGTCCTTTCAAAGTCAGGGGCAGGCCGGCGACGGTCAGGACAACACGCTGACAGCGCTCGGCCAGAGTTTGATGCAGCCAACCGGCTTCATCGACATAACGGCGAGTCAATTCGCCCAGCGGCACGACACCCATTCCGGTCTCGTTGCTGACAAAAATGATTTCACCCGGCAGCGCGGCCAGGCACTCGAGCAGGGCTTCACGTTCGGCGCTGAGACGTTCGGCGTCGTCGAGCATCAGCAGGTTGGTCAGCCACAGCGTCAGGCAATCGACCAGCAGGCAACGCTCGGCACTGGCGCTTTCGCGCAGCACGCGGGCCAGTTCCAGCGGCTCTTCGATCAATACCCATTCGGCCGGGCGGCGCGCGCGGTGATGGGCGACGCGTTGGTTCATCTCGCCGTCCAGCGGCTGGCTGGTAGCGATGTAGGTGACGGCGAGATGGCTTTCACTGGCGAGTTTTTCCGCCAGGCGACTTTTGCCGGAGCGGGCGCCGCCGAGGATCAGTTGGAGCATCAGTTCATCCCGAAAAATATGCATTGAAGCTAAGGGCGCTATCGCGAGCAGGCTCACTCCTACAGGGGAACGCATTTCAAATGTAGGAGTGAGCCTGCTCGCGATGAGGCCCTTGAAGCCCACTCAAATCCCACAAAGCTGACGCAACAGCCCGGTATCCAGATGCTTCTCCACCAGATCCGCCAAGCGCTCGATATCACGCTCGCGCAAGCCGTGGTAATCGACCTCTTGCACGTCACTCAACCCGGCCCAGCGCAACAACGCGGCACTGGCCTGGGGCGATTCGAACAAGCCATGCAAATAGGTGCCGAACACCTGACCATCCGCACTTTGCGCACCGTCACAACGGCCGTCGTCCAGATGCACCGCCGCATTCTCCAGCGCCGGCCCGGTGGTTACGCCAGCATGAATTTCATAACCGCTGACTTCGGCGTTTTCCAGCGCCAGCCGTCCACGGACGTTGCGCAGTTGCTTCTCGGCTTCGAGCTGCGTCTCGAACGCCAGTAACCCCAGCCCGGTACTGGAGCCGGCAGCGCCTTCGAGCCCGAGCGGATCATGCACCTGCTCGCCGAGCATTTGCAGACCGCCGCAAATCCCCAGCACCTTGCCGCCGTAGCGCAGATGCCGGCTGATCGCCGTGTCCCAGCCATTGGCGCGCAGATAGGCGAGATCGCTGCGCACGCTTTTCGAGCCCGGCAGAATGATCAGGTCGGCAGCCGGAATCGCCTGCCCCGGCCCGATAAATTGCAAATCGACCTGCGGGTGCAGGCGCAGCGGATCGAAGTCGGTGTGGTTGCTGATGCGCGGCAGCACCGGTACCACCACTTTCGACACCTGTTCGGCCTTGTCGGTCTGCCGCTGATCGATACCGTCCTCGGCCTCAAGATGCAGGTCCATCACGTACGGCAACACGCCGACCACCGGTTTGCCGGTGCGCTGTTCGAGCCAGTCGAGGCCCGGTTGCAGCAAGGCGATGTCGCCGCGAAAACGGTTGATGACAAAGCCTTTGACCCGCGCCTGTTCGCTCGGCGAGAGCAACTCCAGGGTGCCGACCAGATGGGCGAAGACGCCGCCGCGATTGATGTCGGCAATCAGCAGCACCGGGCAATCCACCGCTTCGGCAAAACCCATGTTGGCGATATCGCCTGCGCGCAGGTTGATCTCCGCTGGCGAACCGGCGCCTTCGACCATCACCAGCGGATACGCCGCACTCAGTCGCTCGTGGGAAGCAAGCACCGCTTGCATCGCGATGGCTTTGTAATCGTGATAGGCGACAGCGTTCATCGTGGTCACAGCGCGGCCATGAATAATCACTTGGGCGCCCGTGTCGCTGTTGGGCTTGAGCAACACCGGGTTCATGTCGGTGTGCGGTTGCAGATTCGCCGCTTGTGCCTGCACCGCTTGCGCGCGGCCGATCTCGCCGCCGTCAGCGGTCACGGCGCTGTTGAGCGCCATGTTCTGCGGCTTGAACGGCACCACCGCCACGCCCTGGCGGGTCGCCCAGCGGCACAACGCGGTCACCAGCGTGCTTTTGCCGGCGTCGGAAGTGGTGCCTTGCACCATCAAAGTGGTCATGGGTGGTCCTTGGCGAAGGCGATTAACGCCTGTTCGAGACGTAACTCTTCAGCCGCATCGGCAGGCAGGCCGAAACGCACACTGCTGTTGTGCGTAAACAGGCGCAAGAGGATGCCGCGACGGGCCATGAATTCGTACAGCGTCTGGGCGTGTTCGGTGATCAACCACTGAAACAGCGCGCAGCCGCCCTGCGGCTCAAAGCCATAACGCGCCAGCAATGCCGCCAGCCGTTCGCTGGCCTCATCGCTGCGTATCCGTTGGCGAGTGTGGCCCTCGGTGTCTTGCAGACAAGCCGTACCGAGCACTCGCGTCGGCCCGCTCACCGCCCACGGTCCTACTTGCTCGGCGAGCAGTTTGAGCAACTTGCGCTCGGCCAGGACAAAGCCGAGTCGCACCCCCGCCAGGCCGAAAAACTTGCCGAACGAACGCAACACCACCAGCCCGACCTGATGCGCATACGGCGCCAGGCTCAGTTGCGGAGTGTTGTCCATAAACGCTTCATCAACCACCAGCCAGCCACCGCGTTGCGCCAACCGTGCATGCCAGTCGAGCAGGCGCGCCGGGGTCAGGCTCCGGCCGGTCGGGTTGTTCGGATTGACCACCACTAACACGTCGAGGCTGTCGAGAAAGAACTCAACTTCCTGCTCCAGCAATTCACGGACGATGTAACCGCTGCGGCGCCAGGCCTCGGCATGCTCGGCATAGCACGGCGACAACACGCCAACCTTGCCGGCCCGGCGCAGACGCGGCAGCAACTGAATGGCCATTTGTGAACCGGCCACCGGCAACACCTGCGCGGCGCCGTAGTAATCGCACGCAGCCTGCTCCAGACCGTCATCGGTTTCCGGCAAGCGTGCCCAGGCGCGCAGCGGAATTTCCGGAATCGGGAACGGCCATGGCGCCAGGCCGCTGGACAGGTCGAGCCAGTCGGCTTCGGCAATCGCGTAATCGAGTGCCGCCTTGCGCAGCCGGCCACCGTGCTCAAGCATAGAATTCAGCCCCCACGCAGAGAATCAGCAACCATAACCATACCCCGCGCTGGACCAATTGCCAGCCACGCTCGATCGAATCGGCATCCGCCGCCTGCCCCTCGCCGAGCTGAGGACGCTCATGCAGTTCGCCGTGATAGATCGCCGGGCCACCCAGTTCGACGCCCAGTGCCCCGGCACCCGAGGCCATCACCGGCCCGGCGTTGGGGCTGTCCCACTGCGGTGCCTGGGTGCGCCAGCACTTCAAGGCCAGTCGGGTCTTGCCCAGTAGCGCGTAGGTAAACGCCACCAGACGCGCAGGAATGTAGTTCAGCACGTCGTCGATTTTCGCCGCCGCCCAGCCGAACCGTTCGAAGCGTTCGTTGCGATAACCCCACATCGCGTCGAGGGTATTGCTCAAGCGATAGAGGACCACGCCCGGCGCACCGGCAACGGCAAACCAGAACAGCGCGGCAAACACCGCATCGCTGCCGTTTTCCAGCACCGATTCGGTGGCGGCGCGGGCCACAGCATTGCTGTCGAGTTCATCGGTCTGACGGCTGACCAGATAACCGACCCGCTTGCGCGCCTCGCCGAGATCATCGGCACGCAAGGCTGCTGCGACCGGCGCGACATGCTCGCCGAGGCTGCGCATGCCGAGGGCGCAATACAGCGCCACAATCTCGATAATCCAGCCGACATAGGGCGCCCAGGACAACGCGGTGGCGAGCAAGGTCAGCGGCAGCACCGCGATCACCCATGCGGTGACGCCATGGCTGCGCCAGCCACGGCCGCCGGCGTTGAAACGCTGCTCGATGCGCCCGGCAAAATTGCCGAACGCGACCAGCGGATGCCAGCGTTTCGGTTCACCGAGCAGCGCATCCAGCGCCACCGCGGCGACACTCAACAACGCCACACTCATCGCCTCACTCCCCAATAATTTTCATACAGCAACTCATTGAGCGGCCGTGTTTGCGCCCAGCCTTCGAGGACCAGCATCGGCGCCGGATAGAATTCCCTGACCGGGCCCAGACACAACACCGCCAGCGGCTTGGCGCCCTCCGGCAGCTTGAGCAAATCGGCCAGCGCCTGCGGCTCGAACAGCGAGACCCAGCCCATGCCCAGGCCTTCGGCACGGGAAGCCAGCCAGAGATTCTGGATCGCGCAGGACAGCGACGCCATGTCCATTTCCGGCAGCGTGCGCCGGCCGAAAATATGTTTTTCGCGATCGTCCATCAGCGCCGCGACGAGCACTTCGGCGCAGTCGTTGATGCCTTCGACCTTGAGTTTCATGAACTCATCGCTACGCTCGCCGAGGGCTTCGGCTGTGCGGATGCGCTCTTCTTCGACCAGGTTGCGGATCTGTCCGCGCAGAGCGCGATCGCTGATGCGGATGAAGCGCCAGGGCTGCATCAAGCCGACGCTCGGCGCCTGATGTGCGGCTTCAAGCAGACGACGCAGTAGCTCGGGCGCAACGGTGCCGCCGGTGAAGTGGCGCATGTCGCGGCGTTCGGCGATGGCTTTATAGACCGCTGCGCGCTCGGCTTCGGAGAATGTGTTGTCGGTCATGGCCCTTTCGCGAGCAGGCTCGCTCCCACAGGGTTTGGGTGTTCCATTGTAGGAGGGAGCCTGCTCGCGATAGCGGTTTCAAGGTGTGGCGCAAACAGCGCAGCGACAGCCGCAGGATTCGACGGAAAATAAAAATGCACATAAGAAGCCGTCATCCGCCCTTCCCGGTATACCGCCTCCGCCCCACGCCCGCCATTCGGACTCAAGCCCCGGGCAATCGGCGTCAACTCTGTTGTGGTCAGCGAATGGTGATAGGTATGCCCGCGCAACGAACCTTCCGGCAGATCGACCGCTTGCAGCGCCAACGCCGCCAGACGCTTCTGCATCACCGCATCGCCCTTAAGCAACCCGACCAGTTCCGCGCGGGTGCCGTCGACATCGGTCAAGGAGTCGAGCAGGTACAACATCCCGCCACACTCGGCGAGCAATGGTTTACCCGCCAAATGATGCGCGCGGATCGCTTCAAGCATCGGCGTGTTTTTCGACAGCGCAACATGATGCAACTCCGGATAACCGCCCGGCAGATAAAGGCTGTCCGCCTCGGGTAATTGGCTGTCGCGGATCGGCGAGAAGAAGCGCAGCTCGGCGCCCATCGCACGCAGCAGATCGAGACTGGCGCCGTAGGTGAAGGCAAACGCTTCGTCACGGGCGACGGCAATACGTACGCCATCGAGCAACGGCTCGGCAGTCAACACATCCGGCGCGGCGAATTCGACGGCCGGCGGCAGCGCGACCTCGCAACTGCTGGCCAGCGCATCGGCCGCCGCGTCGAGGCGCACATCCAGATCATTCAATTCACTGGCCTGGACCAGACCGAGGTGCCGGCTCGGCAGTTCGATGCCCGTCTCGCGGGACAACGCGCCGTACCAGCGCAGGCCTTCAGTCAGGCTGCCTTCGAGCAATTGCGCATGGCGCAAGGTGCCGACACGGTTGGCCAGCACGCCGGCAAACGGCAGGTCTGGCTGATAGCGCGCCAGACCCAGCGCCAGTGCACCGAACGTCTGCGCCATTGCCGTGCCGTCGATCACCGCGAGCACCGGCACGCCAAAGTGCCGCGCCAGATCAGCGCTGGACGGCGTACCGTCGAACAGCCCCATCACGCCTTCGATCAGAATCAGATCCGCCTCGGCTGCCGCTTCCCACAACAGGCGACGGCTTTCCTGCTCGCCGACCATCCACATGTCCAGTTGATACACCGGTGCACCGCTGGCGCGCTCGAGAATCATCGGGTCGAGAAAGTCCGGGCCGCATTTGAATACGCGTACCTTGCGCCCTTGATTGCGATGCAAACGGGCGAGCGCGGCGGTGACGGTGGTCTTGCCCTGACCGGAGGCCGGCGCGGCGATCAGCACCGCCGGGCAGTGACGGGGC
Proteins encoded in this window:
- the cobU gene encoding bifunctional adenosylcobinamide kinase/adenosylcobinamide-phosphate guanylyltransferase, whose translation is MLQLILGGARSGKSRLAEKLASESHLAVTYIATSQPLDGEMNQRVAHHRARRPAEWVLIEEPLELARVLRESASAERCLLVDCLTLWLTNLLMLDDAERLSAEREALLECLAALPGEIIFVSNETGMGVVPLGELTRRYVDEAGWLHQTLAERCQRVVLTVAGLPLTLKGPAL
- a CDS encoding MarR family winged helix-turn-helix transcriptional regulator, whose product is MLPSQCLCTNLRRAARGVSRHYDGALDGFGINVAQYSLLCNLQRLDQPSISELAEAMGLDRSTLGRNLRVLEGEGLVALAEGDDLRNRIVKLTEIGVQRLAAALPAWEAAQQRLIDRLGAEKRETLLRLLDELA
- a CDS encoding MFS transporter, which codes for MTTMWRTCGWVLLGSALILALSLGIRHGFGLFLSPMSAQFGWGREVFAFAIALQNLIWGLAQPFTGALADRFGAAKVVLIGGVLYAAGLVCMGLADSPLSLSLSAGLLIGIGLSGTSFSVILGVVGRAVPAEKRSMGMGIASAAGSFGQFAMLPGTLGLIGWLGWSAALLVLGLLVAMIVPLVSMLKDKPLPLMGHEQTLSEALREACGHSGFWLLAFGFFVCGFQVVFIGVHLPAYLVDQHLPPTVGTTVLALIGLFNIFGTYTAGWLGGRMSKPRLLTALYLLRAVVIVLFLWLPVTTTSAYLFGMAMGFLWLSTVPLTNGTVATLFGVRNLSMLGGIVFLFHQLGSFLGGWLGGVVYDRTGSYDLIWQVAVLLSLLAAALNWPVRERPVERLQPRASAA
- the cbiB gene encoding adenosylcobinamide-phosphate synthase CbiB → MSVALLSVAAVALDALLGEPKRWHPLVAFGNFAGRIEQRFNAGGRGWRSHGVTAWVIAVLPLTLLATALSWAPYVGWIIEIVALYCALGMRSLGEHVAPVAAALRADDLGEARKRVGYLVSRQTDELDSNAVARAATESVLENGSDAVFAALFWFAVAGAPGVVLYRLSNTLDAMWGYRNERFERFGWAAAKIDDVLNYIPARLVAFTYALLGKTRLALKCWRTQAPQWDSPNAGPVMASGAGALGVELGGPAIYHGELHERPQLGEGQAADADSIERGWQLVQRGVWLWLLILCVGAEFYA
- the cobT gene encoding nicotinate-nucleotide--dimethylbenzimidazole phosphoribosyltransferase; its protein translation is MTQPWWLNPCKPVDLDAVASAAARQQQLTKPAGSLGRLESVAVQLAGLQGQVKPTLAQVWIAIFAGDHGVVAEGVSAYPQEVTGQMLLNFVSGGAAISVLARQLGAQLEVVDLGTVNPALNLPGVRHLNLGAGTANFAQGAAMTQAQGELALQAGRDSVLRAKAAGTQLFIGGEMGIGNTTAASALACALLDCPVAHLTGPGTGLNAEGVSHKAQVIERALALHAAQRGDALQTLCNLGGFEIAALVGAYLTCAQEGIAVLVDGFICTVAALVAVRLNPASRDWLLFGHRGAEPGHRHVLETLSAEPLLELGLRLGEGSGAALAVPLLRLACDLHGQMATFAEAAVADRPA
- the cobC gene encoding alpha-ribazole phosphatase family protein; amino-acid sequence: MTLRVDLLRHGETELGGGLRGSLDDALTENGWMQMRTAVVAGGPWDRIVSSPLQRCARFAAELGERLNLSVHLDKDLQELHFGAWEGQSAAALMETDAEALGLFWADPYAFTPPQGEPVSEFSLRVLAAVARLHAAYAGERILLISHGGVMRLLLAQARGLPREQLLNVEVGHGALFALTVAADGALREGH
- a CDS encoding cobyric acid synthase; this encodes MTTLMVQGTTSDAGKSTLVTALCRWATRQGVAVVPFKPQNMALNSAVTADGGEIGRAQAVQAQAANLQPHTDMNPVLLKPNSDTGAQVIIHGRAVTTMNAVAYHDYKAIAMQAVLASHERLSAAYPLVMVEGAGSPAEINLRAGDIANMGFAEAVDCPVLLIADINRGGVFAHLVGTLELLSPSEQARVKGFVINRFRGDIALLQPGLDWLEQRTGKPVVGVLPYVMDLHLEAEDGIDQRQTDKAEQVSKVVVPVLPRISNHTDFDPLRLHPQVDLQFIGPGQAIPAADLIILPGSKSVRSDLAYLRANGWDTAISRHLRYGGKVLGICGGLQMLGEQVHDPLGLEGAAGSSTGLGLLAFETQLEAEKQLRNVRGRLALENAEVSGYEIHAGVTTGPALENAAVHLDDGRCDGAQSADGQVFGTYLHGLFESPQASAALLRWAGLSDVQEVDYHGLRERDIERLADLVEKHLDTGLLRQLCGI
- the cobD gene encoding threonine-phosphate decarboxylase CobD yields the protein MLEHGGRLRKAALDYAIAEADWLDLSSGLAPWPFPIPEIPLRAWARLPETDDGLEQAACDYYGAAQVLPVAGSQMAIQLLPRLRRAGKVGVLSPCYAEHAEAWRRSGYIVRELLEQEVEFFLDSLDVLVVVNPNNPTGRSLTPARLLDWHARLAQRGGWLVVDEAFMDNTPQLSLAPYAHQVGLVVLRSFGKFFGLAGVRLGFVLAERKLLKLLAEQVGPWAVSGPTRVLGTACLQDTEGHTRQRIRSDEASERLAALLARYGFEPQGGCALFQWLITEHAQTLYEFMARRGILLRLFTHNSSVRFGLPADAAEELRLEQALIAFAKDHP
- the bluB gene encoding 5,6-dimethylbenzimidazole synthase — translated: MTDNTFSEAERAAVYKAIAERRDMRHFTGGTVAPELLRRLLEAAHQAPSVGLMQPWRFIRISDRALRGQIRNLVEEERIRTAEALGERSDEFMKLKVEGINDCAEVLVAALMDDREKHIFGRRTLPEMDMASLSCAIQNLWLASRAEGLGMGWVSLFEPQALADLLKLPEGAKPLAVLCLGPVREFYPAPMLVLEGWAQTRPLNELLYENYWGVRR
- a CDS encoding cobyrinate a,c-diamide synthase is translated as MNQPRHCPAVLIAAPASGQGKTTVTAALARLHRNQGRKVRVFKCGPDFLDPMILERASGAPVYQLDMWMVGEQESRRLLWEAAAEADLILIEGVMGLFDGTPSSADLARHFGVPVLAVIDGTAMAQTFGALALGLARYQPDLPFAGVLANRVGTLRHAQLLEGSLTEGLRWYGALSRETGIELPSRHLGLVQASELNDLDVRLDAAADALASSCEVALPPAVEFAAPDVLTAEPLLDGVRIAVARDEAFAFTYGASLDLLRAMGAELRFFSPIRDSQLPEADSLYLPGGYPELHHVALSKNTPMLEAIRAHHLAGKPLLAECGGMLYLLDSLTDVDGTRAELVGLLKGDAVMQKRLAALALQAVDLPEGSLRGHTYHHSLTTTELTPIARGLSPNGGRGAEAVYREGRMTASYVHFYFPSNPAAVAALFAPHLETAIASRLPPTMEHPNPVGASLLAKGP
- a CDS encoding adenosylcobinamide-GDP ribazoletransferase, translating into MLPLWIALQFLSSLPIRLPGMPEPEQLGRSLLFYPLVGLLFGLILYTLNLLLAGAPSLLHAALLLTVWVLLSGALHLDGLADSADAWLGGFGDRERTLTIMKDPRSGPIAVVTLVLVLLLKFAALLALIEQGQGMALVIVPVLGRAALLGLFLTTPYVRAGGLGQALADHLPRKGGWWVLGLSALGCLLIAGISAVVALLISLGVFVWLRRVMLRRLGGTTGDTAGALLELLEMMVLVGLALG